Proteins from a single region of Leucoraja erinacea ecotype New England chromosome 25, Leri_hhj_1, whole genome shotgun sequence:
- the selenoe gene encoding selenoprotein e yields MLGPLLLWALLLTLPHTNGQREERPVDQPGVEIARATLVAPSLVGUSIKKMPELYQFLMDRLALYHNLKYELQENQEPQMRFYNLKGDVVKSLPVLDMTADEISGLLESLGFYKKPAKGEEVPERFRNFPLKAAREEL; encoded by the exons ATGTTGGGGCCGCTGCTCCTGTGGGCTCTGTTGCTGACTCTACCCCACACTAACGGGCAGAGGGAAGAACGGCCTGTGGATCAGCCAGGAGTGGAGATAGCCCGAGCTACACTGGTG GCTCCCAGTTTGGTCGGATGATCAATTAAGAAGATGCCAGAACTCTATCAGTTCCTCATGGACCGCTTGGCATTGTA TCACAATCTGAAGTACGAGCTGCAGGAGAACCAGGAACCGCAGATGCGTTTCTACAACCTGAAGGGTGACGTTGTAAAG AGCTTGCCTGTCCTGGATATGACGGCCGATGAGATCTCCGGCCTTCTCGAATCCTTGGGGTTCTACAAGAAGCCAGCCAAGGGGGAAGAGGTCCCAGAGAGATTCCGGAACTTCCCCTTGAAAGCAGCACGCGAGGAGCTGTAG